From Sphingomonas nostoxanthinifaciens, a single genomic window includes:
- the dapD gene encoding 2,3,4,5-tetrahydropyridine-2,6-dicarboxylate N-succinyltransferase: MSDGLEATIDAAWDARDGLNPQTTGDVRDAVAAALAGLDAGTLRVAEKGADGGWTVNQWLKKAVLLSFRLNDNRVMDGPGDAPWFDKVPSKFAGWDEARFRAAGFRAVPGSIVRTGAFIGKGAVLMPSFVNIGAYVGEGTMVDTWATVGSCAQIGRNVHLSGGTGIGGVLEPLQAGPVVIEDDCFIGARSEVAEGVVVEQGAVLSMGVYLGASTRIVDRATGEIFVGRVPAYSVVVPGSMPGASGGPNLYCAVIVKRVDAQTRAKTGINELLRD, translated from the coding sequence ATGAGCGACGGACTGGAAGCGACGATCGATGCCGCATGGGATGCGCGCGACGGCCTCAACCCGCAGACCACGGGCGACGTGCGCGACGCGGTCGCGGCGGCGCTTGCCGGGCTCGACGCCGGCACGCTGCGCGTGGCCGAGAAGGGCGCCGACGGCGGCTGGACGGTCAACCAGTGGCTGAAGAAGGCGGTGCTGCTTTCCTTCCGGCTGAACGACAATCGCGTGATGGACGGGCCGGGCGATGCACCGTGGTTCGACAAGGTGCCGTCGAAGTTCGCTGGTTGGGACGAGGCACGCTTCCGCGCCGCCGGCTTCCGCGCGGTGCCGGGCTCGATCGTGCGCACCGGCGCCTTCATCGGCAAGGGTGCGGTGCTGATGCCGAGCTTCGTCAACATCGGCGCCTATGTCGGCGAGGGGACGATGGTCGATACGTGGGCGACGGTGGGAAGCTGCGCGCAGATCGGGCGCAACGTCCACCTGTCGGGCGGCACCGGCATCGGCGGCGTGCTGGAGCCGCTGCAGGCCGGCCCGGTGGTGATCGAGGACGATTGCTTCATCGGCGCGCGCTCCGAAGTGGCCGAGGGCGTGGTGGTTGAGCAGGGCGCGGTGCTGTCGATGGGCGTGTATCTCGGCGCCTCGACCCGCATCGTCGATCGCGCGACCGGCGAGATCTTCGTCGGCCGCGTGCCGGCTTATTCGGTGGTGGTGCCGGGCAGCATGCCGGGCGCGAGCGGCGGCCCGAACCTGTATTGCGCGGTGATCGTCAAGCGCGTCGACGCGCAGACTCGCGCCAAGACCGGCATCAACGAGCTGCTGCGAGACTGA
- a CDS encoding pyrimidine 5'-nucleotidase: MVPALAHIDAWIFDLDNTLYPASCDLFGLIDQRMTAYVAQVTGLPRHEAYALQKRFFREHGTTLAGLSIEYDVDPHEFLADVHAIELDALSEDRRLIDALARLPGRKLVFTNGDAPYARRVLDRLGLSRTFEAIHDIHACGLRPKPDPHAYASMLASFRIEPTRALFAEDMARNLKPAKALGMTTLWVDNGSEQAGDGARDHIDYVTADLGAWLHALTETTGE; this comes from the coding sequence ATGGTGCCGGCGCTCGCCCATATCGATGCCTGGATCTTCGATCTGGACAACACGCTCTATCCGGCCTCGTGCGACCTGTTCGGGCTGATCGACCAGCGCATGACCGCGTATGTGGCGCAGGTGACCGGGCTGCCGCGCCACGAGGCCTATGCGCTGCAGAAGCGCTTCTTCCGCGAGCATGGCACGACGCTCGCGGGCCTCTCGATCGAATATGACGTCGATCCGCACGAATTCCTCGCCGACGTCCACGCGATCGAGCTCGACGCGCTGAGCGAGGACCGGCGGCTGATCGACGCGCTCGCGCGGCTGCCGGGGCGCAAGCTGGTCTTCACCAATGGCGACGCGCCTTATGCCCGGCGCGTGCTCGACCGGCTGGGCCTGTCGCGCACGTTCGAGGCGATCCACGACATCCACGCCTGCGGGCTCCGGCCCAAGCCCGATCCGCACGCTTATGCCTCGATGCTCGCCTCGTTCCGGATCGAGCCGACGCGCGCCTTGTTCGCCGAGGACATGGCACGCAACTTGAAGCCGGCCAAGGCGCTCGGCATGACGACCTTGTGGGTCGATAACGGATCGGAACAAGCGGGCGATGGCGCGCGCGATCATATCGACTATGTCACCGCCGATCTTGGCGCGTGGCTGCACGCCCTAACGGAGACGACAGGCGAATGA
- a CDS encoding S8 family peptidase: MRLGKEHWLASAAVLLLSGCGGGGGSVQSTPTPVTSTTTTTTGSSGTGSNGSGTTTPATTPNSINYNDAEYQRSNSASYAGAATAWNAGATGAGTTIAILDTGLTDATGTEFAGRIASASTAVSDSAGYADQDGHGTAVAAVAAAAHNGSDIEGIAFGATVLAVRADSTGSCGTTDGCKFNTGTLATAIDYATQHGAKVINMSLGGSSATTQLKAAIGRATAAGIIVVIAAGNDGDTSPDALAQVASDASANGLVIIAGSHDASGVISTFSDKAGSFGQYYLTALGTSVRSFDNKGVDYYYSGTSFSAPAIAAAVAVLEQAFPKLTAAQVVSLLFSTATDAGDTGVDSVYGHGLLNLVKAFQPSGTLSLAGSKQAVSTGVNAVLSTAMGDATATGAGLAKTLILDSYGRAYLMDLSGTVAHVSQQRPLANALSGNLFVRDQSFGAAHVSFTIARDTANAPWVGLAQQGLTPNGQITSRAVSGTVTYAIDAHTSSGFGFAQSGRRIGDLLDAPRAAGSFLVARAPDDGPGFQGLTGMAMAMRHRLGTLSIEGSAERGTLPAMLGKTDRPAAYTMMSLRAKQAFGPLSLTFGGAVLDEAESVLGARFGAALSGRGASTQMADAGATFDFGGGWLAHGQYRHGWTVAAAGGALSNGRLQTAASSFELGRDRGGVRFGLRYAEPTRVTSGGFALSVPDSYDYDTGAVGYALTRLNLAPSGHERDVEANMGFRLGSGWVDGNLFWRNQPGNIAAAHDDTGVALRYQAAF, from the coding sequence ATGCGCTTGGGCAAGGAACACTGGCTGGCGAGTGCCGCCGTGCTGCTGCTGTCTGGCTGCGGGGGCGGCGGCGGAAGCGTCCAATCCACCCCGACGCCGGTCACGTCGACCACGACCACGACGACCGGGTCGAGCGGCACCGGCTCGAACGGCTCGGGCACGACCACGCCGGCGACGACGCCCAACTCGATCAATTATAACGACGCCGAATATCAGCGCTCGAACTCGGCCAGCTATGCCGGGGCGGCGACCGCGTGGAATGCCGGCGCGACCGGCGCGGGCACGACCATCGCCATCCTCGACACCGGGCTGACCGACGCCACCGGCACCGAATTCGCCGGACGCATCGCCTCGGCCAGCACCGCCGTCAGCGACAGCGCGGGCTATGCCGATCAGGACGGCCACGGCACCGCGGTCGCCGCGGTCGCGGCGGCAGCGCACAATGGCAGCGACATCGAGGGCATCGCCTTCGGCGCGACCGTCCTGGCGGTGCGCGCCGATTCGACCGGCTCGTGCGGCACCACCGACGGCTGCAAGTTCAACACCGGCACGCTGGCGACCGCGATCGACTATGCGACCCAGCACGGCGCCAAGGTCATCAACATGTCGCTCGGCGGCAGCAGCGCGACCACCCAGCTGAAGGCGGCGATCGGCCGCGCGACGGCGGCCGGCATCATCGTCGTGATCGCCGCGGGCAATGACGGCGACACCTCGCCCGACGCGCTTGCGCAGGTCGCGTCCGATGCGTCGGCGAACGGCCTCGTCATCATCGCCGGATCGCACGACGCCTCGGGCGTGATCTCGACCTTCTCGGACAAGGCCGGCAGCTTCGGCCAATATTATCTCACCGCGCTCGGCACGTCGGTGCGCTCGTTCGATAACAAGGGCGTCGATTATTATTATAGCGGCACCTCCTTCTCCGCGCCCGCGATCGCGGCGGCGGTGGCGGTGCTGGAGCAGGCCTTCCCGAAGCTGACCGCGGCGCAGGTGGTAAGCCTGCTCTTCTCGACCGCGACCGACGCCGGCGATACCGGCGTCGACTCGGTCTACGGCCACGGCCTGCTCAACCTGGTGAAGGCGTTCCAGCCGTCGGGCACGCTCAGCCTTGCCGGCAGCAAGCAGGCGGTGTCGACCGGGGTCAACGCCGTCCTTTCGACCGCGATGGGCGACGCCACCGCCACCGGCGCGGGCCTCGCCAAGACATTGATCCTCGACAGCTATGGCCGCGCCTATCTGATGGATCTCAGCGGCACGGTCGCGCATGTCAGCCAGCAGCGGCCGCTCGCCAACGCGCTCTCCGGCAACCTGTTCGTGCGCGACCAGAGCTTCGGCGCGGCGCACGTCTCGTTCACGATCGCGCGCGATACCGCCAATGCGCCGTGGGTCGGCCTCGCCCAGCAGGGCCTCACCCCCAACGGCCAGATCACCAGCCGCGCCGTCTCCGGCACCGTCACCTATGCGATCGACGCGCATACCAGCAGCGGCTTCGGCTTTGCGCAGAGCGGGCGGCGGATCGGCGACCTGCTCGACGCGCCGCGCGCCGCTGGATCGTTCCTCGTCGCGCGTGCGCCCGACGACGGCCCCGGCTTCCAGGGCCTGACCGGCATGGCCATGGCGATGCGCCACCGCCTCGGCACGCTCTCGATCGAAGGCAGCGCCGAACGCGGCACGCTGCCGGCGATGCTCGGCAAGACCGATCGGCCGGCGGCCTATACGATGATGTCGCTCCGCGCCAAGCAGGCGTTCGGGCCGCTGTCGCTGACCTTCGGCGGCGCGGTGCTGGACGAGGCCGAGAGCGTCCTCGGCGCGCGCTTCGGCGCGGCGCTTAGCGGCCGCGGCGCCTCGACCCAGATGGCCGATGCCGGCGCGACGTTCGATTTCGGCGGCGGCTGGCTCGCGCACGGCCAGTATCGCCACGGCTGGACGGTCGCGGCGGCCGGCGGTGCGCTCAGCAACGGCCGGCTGCAGACCGCGGCATCGTCGTTCGAGCTGGGCCGTGACCGCGGCGGCGTCCGCTTCGGCCTGCGCTATGCCGAGCCGACGCGCGTCACCTCGGGCGGCTTCGCGCTCTCGGTGCCCGACAGCTACGATTACGACACCGGCGCGGTCGGCTATGCGCTCACCCGCCTGAACCTCGCCCCGAGCGGTCACGAACGCGACGTCGAGGCGAACATGGGCTTCCGGCTGGGCAGCGGCTGGGTCGACGGCAACCTGTTCTGGCGCAATCAGCCCGGCAACATCGCCGCCGCGCACGACGATACCGGCGTGGCGCTCCGCTACCAGGCGGCGTTCTAG
- a CDS encoding NAD(P)H-quinone oxidoreductase: MRAIDPAEPGGPEVLAPVERPLPRVGEGEVLIRVAAAGVNRPDLMQREGNYPPPPGAPTILGLEAAGEIVAVGEGTDPAFLGARACALIAGGGYADYVAAPIGQCLPVPESLSMVEAAALPETIFTVWGNVFHRGHARAGESLLVHGGTSGIGTTAIALGRMLGLRVIVTAGSDDKCARAVALGAAHAINYRTQDFVAEVKALTHGRGVDMVLDMVGGEYVARNLACLAEEGRHISIAAQRGGEAAVPLWPIMRKRLTLTGSTLRAREAAYKAMLRDEIAETVWPFVADGRLRPVIDRTFPFADAAAAHAHLEAGDHVGKVVLTLG, translated from the coding sequence ATGCGTGCGATCGACCCTGCCGAACCGGGCGGCCCGGAGGTGCTGGCGCCGGTCGAGCGGCCCTTGCCGCGCGTCGGCGAAGGCGAAGTGCTGATCCGAGTCGCGGCGGCGGGGGTCAATCGGCCGGATCTGATGCAGCGCGAGGGCAATTATCCGCCGCCGCCCGGCGCGCCGACCATATTGGGGCTGGAGGCGGCGGGCGAGATCGTCGCGGTGGGCGAGGGGACCGATCCGGCGTTCCTCGGCGCGCGCGCGTGCGCGCTGATCGCGGGCGGTGGCTATGCTGACTATGTCGCCGCACCGATCGGCCAGTGCCTGCCGGTGCCCGAGTCGCTGAGCATGGTCGAGGCGGCCGCGTTGCCGGAGACGATCTTCACCGTCTGGGGCAACGTCTTCCACCGTGGCCATGCGCGTGCGGGCGAAAGCCTGCTGGTCCATGGCGGCACCAGCGGCATCGGCACCACCGCGATCGCGCTCGGGCGGATGCTCGGCCTGCGCGTGATCGTCACCGCCGGCAGCGACGACAAATGCGCGCGAGCGGTGGCGCTGGGGGCGGCGCACGCGATCAACTATCGCACGCAGGATTTCGTGGCCGAGGTGAAGGCGCTGACCCACGGCCGCGGCGTCGACATGGTGCTCGACATGGTCGGCGGCGAGTATGTCGCGCGCAATCTCGCCTGCCTGGCCGAGGAGGGGCGCCACATCTCGATCGCGGCGCAGCGCGGCGGCGAGGCGGCGGTGCCGTTATGGCCGATCATGCGCAAGCGGCTGACGCTGACCGGCAGCACGCTGCGCGCGCGCGAGGCCGCGTACAAGGCGATGCTGCGCGACGAGATCGCCGAGACGGTCTGGCCGTTCGTGGCGGACGGCCGGCTGCGCCCGGTGATCGACCGGACCTTTCCGTTCGCCGACGCGGCCGCCGCCCACGCTCATCTCGAGGCGGGCGACCATGTCGGCAAGGTGGTGCTGACGCTCGGCTAG
- a CDS encoding DUF1192 domain-containing protein: MGAVRFPTRLIARLVDRGAAEVNHHAMDLDDILPKAPGDPLAALVRQDLDPLSVAELETRIAALEGEIDRSRKKIERAVNHRAKADGLFRR, translated from the coding sequence ATGGGGGCGGTTCGCTTTCCAACTCGACTGATCGCGCGGCTTGTTGACAGGGGCGCGGCCGAGGTCAACCATCACGCCATGGACCTTGACGACATCCTGCCCAAGGCGCCCGGCGATCCGCTGGCCGCATTGGTGCGCCAGGATCTCGATCCGCTCTCGGTGGCCGAGCTGGAGACGCGCATCGCCGCGCTGGAAGGCGAGATCGACCGTAGTCGTAAGAAAATCGAACGCGCCGTTAACCATCGCGCAAAGGCAGACGGGTTATTCAGGCGGTGA